CAAGCAGAGTCAACGCAATGGTAAAGCCCAATCCCATGCCCAATCCGTCGAAGAAAGAAGCAACCGGATTGTTTTTGGCAGCAAATGCTTCGGCACGCCCCAATACAATACAGTTTACAACAATTAATGGAATGAATAAACCTAACGTTGCGTATAATGCAGGTACGTATGCTTGCATAATCATCTGCAACAATGTCACAAAAGATGCTATAACCACAATAAAGGAAGGAATACGTACCATATCGGGAATTAGGTTCTTAATAGCAGAAATTACCACATTGGAACAGATAAGCACAAACATCGTAGCCAATCCCATCCCCATACCGTTAATGGCAGAAGAGGTAGTACCCAACGTAGGGCACATACCAAGCAGGAGTACAAACGTGGGATTTTCTTTGATAATCCCGTTCATCATAACTTTGAAATTATTCATAATCTTCTACTCCTTTCTTAGTTTAGCACTGATAGAATCCGCAGTAACAGATTCACAATCAGTTGATTCAATATTCTTTTTCGTAGCGCTTGTAGTACCATCCGTCACATTCTGACCGGCATAAGCAGCATAAGCCGTATTCACTGCATTCAAAAAAGCACGTGAAGTAATAGTGGAAGCTGTAATGGCATCTATTTTGCCACCGTCCTTGCTTACCGTCAGCGGGGATTTCTCCGGATTCATGCCGGTGATATCTCCTTTACTCCCTTTCTTAAACCAATCGGCAGCCTTGGAGCCCAGCCCTGGAGTTTCGGCATGTGCCAGTAATGAGTAATCAATAATCTTACCTTCAGCATCGAAACCTACCAATACTTTCAGTTCACCACCAAATCCCATTGCCGTAGCCTCTACAGCAGCACCGATATATTCACCGCCCTTGGTAGCAGGATATACGGAATACTCAACACCATTTACATCCTGCACTTTCTTTTCGGCAATCGGATCATTATCAAAGCCCGGCACTACCGCACTTACAGCATCGCTCAATGTCTTGGCATTAGCCTGTGCAATAGGCTCCTTCGTCAGTTCATTCACATAAGCCAGCAATGCTACGGAAATAGCAGTAACACCTGTAAGCACCAGCAACATATTTTTCAAAGATGATTCTAATTTTTTCATTTCTTCTTTGCTACCTCCCCAAAGCGTTTAGGTTTAACATAGGTATTAATCAACGGAGTGAACGCATTCATGATAAGGATAGCGAACGACATACCTTCAGGATATGCACCGAACAGACGGATAACAACCGTCAACAGACCGATACATACACCGTAAATCAACATGCCCTTATGGTTCATAGGAGATGTTACATAGTCCGTAGCCATAAAAACAGCACCGAGCATCAAACCTCCGGAAAGCAACTGTACCACCGGAGAAACATACAGTTCGGGATTAACCAGATACATGATACCAGAAAAAACAAGTACCGTAGCCAGAATAGATATAGGAATATGCCAAGTAATGATCTTCTTCCATAGCATATAAGCCAGTCCCAACAGCAGTGCTAATGCACTTACCTCGCCAAGACATCCGCCGTTATTACCAATCAGCAAATCGAAAGCTCCCGGAAGATCACTCAATGACATGCCAGGAGCACCATTGATAACACCTTTCATGATAGCCAATGGTGTGGCCGCCGTAGTAGCATCTGTGTAAGCAGTCAATTGACCGACAGCAGGCCAGGTAGTCATCTGTACAGGAAAAGAAAGCAACAAAAACACACGTCCTGCCAATG
Above is a window of Bacteroides helcogenes P 36-108 DNA encoding:
- the rsxE gene encoding electron transport complex subunit RsxE yields the protein MNNFKVMMNGIIKENPTFVLLLGMCPTLGTTSSAINGMGMGLATMFVLICSNVVISAIKNLIPDMVRIPSFIVVIASFVTLLQMIMQAYVPALYATLGLFIPLIVVNCIVLGRAEAFAAKNNPVASFFDGLGMGLGFTIALTLLGAVREFLGTGKVFNLTMLPEEYGMLVFVLAPGAFIALGYLIALINSLKKN
- a CDS encoding RnfABCDGE type electron transport complex subunit G, translated to MKKLESSLKNMLLVLTGVTAISVALLAYVNELTKEPIAQANAKTLSDAVSAVVPGFDNDPIAEKKVQDVNGVEYSVYPATKGGEYIGAAVEATAMGFGGELKVLVGFDAEGKIIDYSLLAHAETPGLGSKAADWFKKGSKGDITGMNPEKSPLTVSKDGGKIDAITASTITSRAFLNAVNTAYAAYAGQNVTDGTTSATKKNIESTDCESVTADSISAKLRKE
- a CDS encoding RnfABCDGE type electron transport complex subunit D translates to MNKLIVSLSPHVHGGDSVKNNMYGVLIALIPAFLVSLYFFGLGALIVTATSVAACLFFEWAIGRFLMKKETTTICDGSAIITGVLLAFNLPSNLPVWIIVLGALFAIGVGKMSFGGLGCNPFNPALAGRVFLLLSFPVQMTTWPAVGQLTAYTDATTAATPLAIMKGVINGAPGMSLSDLPGAFDLLIGNNGGCLGEVSALALLLGLAYMLWKKIITWHIPISILATVLVFSGIMYLVNPELYVSPVVQLLSGGLMLGAVFMATDYVTSPMNHKGMLIYGVCIGLLTVVIRLFGAYPEGMSFAILIMNAFTPLINTYVKPKRFGEVAKKK